One Cedecea neteri DNA segment encodes these proteins:
- the galM gene encoding galactose-1-epimerase gives MLKETPQLAPDGQPFRLTTLRNSAGIVVTLMDWGATLLSCRVPLKGGGVRETLLGCASPEHYLQQSAFMGATVGRYANRIAGGKLTVGGEMLQLEINQGENQLHGGPEGFDKRRWRIAVQNEQAVTYELDSCDGDQGFPGKLHATARYALTEDNRISIELRAVVDKPCPVNLTNHAYFNLDSTQGDVRQHKLQLLADSYLPVDASGLPSGDLKEVAGTSFDFREPKTLVQDFMADNDQRLTKGYDHAFLLQAKGDLSQPVARVWSADGALEMKVFTTAPALQFYSGNYLAGTPARDSANYSDWNGLALESGFLPDSPNHPEWPQPDCWLKPDETYLSITEYQFLPH, from the coding sequence ATGCTAAAAGAGACGCCGCAGCTGGCGCCGGACGGCCAGCCGTTTCGCCTTACCACCCTGCGCAACAGCGCGGGGATTGTCGTCACGCTGATGGACTGGGGCGCGACCTTGCTTTCCTGTCGGGTACCGCTAAAAGGCGGCGGCGTGCGGGAGACGTTGCTGGGCTGCGCTTCGCCTGAGCATTATTTGCAGCAAAGTGCCTTTATGGGTGCGACCGTCGGGCGCTACGCTAACCGTATTGCCGGAGGGAAGCTTACCGTTGGCGGTGAAATGCTCCAGCTTGAAATTAATCAGGGCGAAAACCAGCTTCACGGCGGGCCGGAAGGTTTCGATAAACGCCGCTGGCGCATTGCCGTGCAAAATGAGCAAGCAGTGACCTACGAGCTGGATTCCTGCGACGGCGATCAGGGGTTCCCCGGTAAATTACACGCCACGGCGCGCTATGCTTTAACGGAAGATAACCGCATCAGCATCGAGCTTCGTGCCGTCGTAGATAAGCCTTGCCCGGTCAATCTCACCAACCACGCCTACTTCAATCTCGACAGCACCCAAGGCGATGTGCGGCAGCATAAGCTCCAATTGCTGGCCGACAGCTATTTGCCGGTCGACGCCAGCGGCCTGCCTTCGGGCGACCTTAAAGAAGTGGCTGGCACCAGCTTTGATTTCCGTGAGCCTAAAACGCTTGTGCAAGATTTTATGGCCGACAACGATCAGCGCCTCACCAAAGGTTACGATCACGCTTTCTTGCTGCAGGCTAAAGGCGATCTTAGTCAGCCGGTTGCACGAGTCTGGTCTGCAGACGGTGCGCTGGAAATGAAGGTGTTCACAACGGCACCGGCGCTACAGTTCTACAGCGGGAACTATCTGGCGGGTACGCCTGCGCGAGATAGCGCAAATTACAGCGACTGGAACGGTCTGGCGCTGGAGAGCGGTTTCCTGCCGGACAGTCCAAATCACCCGGAATGGCCGCAGCCGGACTGCTGGTTAAAACCGGATGAGACCTATCTCAGCATCACGGAATACCAGTTTCTGCCTCATTGA